A section of the Malania oleifera isolate guangnan ecotype guangnan chromosome 2, ASM2987363v1, whole genome shotgun sequence genome encodes:
- the LOC131148221 gene encoding protein DMP7-like: MDIRVDNNEHDQSALAEQQQPLLEPEEQHRSAPAAPRKTLKTPAQKAIRKTFKGTAALANLLPTGSVLIFQFCSPVLSHQGRCNTANKVATSALLLFCASSCFLLSFTDSFRDEKGKVRYGFATFRGIRVLDGLATLPPEVAANYRVCFVDVLHGFLSIMVFAAVAMIDQNVVNCFFPVPSVEAKKLLVAVPAGVGVICSLLFVAIPSKRHGVGFPLSRR; this comes from the coding sequence ATGGACATTCGGGTAGATAACAATGAGCACGACCAATCAGCCCTTGCGGAACAACAGCAACCCCTACTGGAGCCCGAAGAGCAGCACCGATCGGCGCCGGCAGCGCCCCGAAAAACCCTGAAAACGCCGGCACAGAAGGCCATAAGGAAGACGTTCAAGGGCACAGCCGCCTTGGCCAACCTCCTCCCCACCGGCTCCGTCCTCATATTCCAATTCTGTTCCCCAGTTCTCAGCCACCAAGGCCGGTGCAACACCGCCAACAAGGTCGCCACCTCGGCCCTCCTCCTCTTCTGCGCCTCCTCCTGCTTCCTCCTCAGCTTCACCGACAGCTTTCGCGACGAAAAGGGGAAGGTCCGGTACGGGTTCGCTACATTCCGAGGGATACGGGTTCTCGATGGATTGGCGACGCTTCCGCCGGAAGTCGCCGCTAATTATCGTGTTTGCTTTGTTGACGTGCTGCATGGTTTCTTGTCCATCATGGTTTTCGCAGCTGTTGCGATGATTGATCAGAATGTGGTGAATTGCTTCTTTCCGGTGCCGTCGGTCGAAGCCAAGAAGCTGCTCGTGGCGGTGCCCGCTGGCGTGGGTGTGATCTGCAGTTTGCTGTTTGTGGCGATCCCCTCAAAGCGTCATGGAGTTGGCTTCCCCCTGTCTCGTCGCTAG